GCAAAACCTGCAAAAGTCCTAAACGGGCAGTTAGGTAAATCCCTGTTCCGACCAATAAAATCAAGAGGGGTGGACCCCAAGCAAAAGCATCAATTGATTTAAGCAATTCTAACATTTCCTTCTCCTATCTTCTCAACCCCAAAAGAAAGAGCACATGCAAGATACATGTACTCTGGAATGCTTAGATAAATGCTAAAAAGCGGTCTATCCTAGCTCTGTCCTTTTACCTGAGAGTTTGAGCAGTTGCCTGCCTTGCCCCTTCGGTGCCTTCACGGTCTCTCCAGAGTTCCGTCCATTTACAGTCACGGAAAATCAAACGATTTCCCACTTCTATTAAACTTCATTCGGTGTTGGTATTTAATTGATTCTTATTTTACAAAAAATGTTGGCTTTTGTCAATAGATTTTGGGAAAATCTTATTTGACTCTGTAGAAAAAGATTGAGCATTCCCATGTGCGTGAGGTGCTGTTAATTAAATGAATCTGTTTCACTCCTAGTCTACACGATATAAGAATTGCTCTGGATCACCATGTAGCGGAAATGAAGCATGGAAGATGATTCGATCTTTACTAATATCCGAAGCATCCGTGACCACCTTACCCATAGATGTCCCATCAGGTATTCTAACACCTGCTGGTACGAACTTTATAAAGACTCCAAAATCTTTGGCCGAATAGCGAGCTATCAACAAACCATTTACCAATTCTGATTCTGTAAGGTCAACTTTAAATCCCTCTGGCGCTATCAAGCCATCTTTACTAAAGACTAAGTCTTCTCCTCCGTGACCATTACTCCATCTTCCTTCAATACTAGAAAAATCTCCATTTTTTATGGCATTTATATCCATTTTCCCAGAAGCAGTTTTGCTAGTTGAAGATGCTGTTGCAACAAATTTTTCTGTTACAGATTTCCAAGTCAGACTAGATAGATTCATTCGAGCACCTGGACTGACTTCATCCTCTGTCTTAGCTTCTTTAACCTTCTCTAGTTTGTCCCCACTACTATTCAACTTCCAAATGGTATGAATGGTCTGTGGGTCTCCTGCGAACGGATTCCACTGGGTATAAAGCTTCCCATCTTCTAGTAGATAGGCCTTAAAGCGTGTTCCAAGCATCTGCATTTTATTTTCAGCATTGGTGAGACGAATAACTTTCTGATCTTTGAGTGTAAAAATATCTAAAATCTCACTACCATTTTTCGAAGAGACAATCAATTCATCAATACCATTTTTATCCATATCAACCATTGCATAGGTAAAGGCTTGACTGCGTTCTGCCATCCCTGCATAGATATTAGCGGTTATATTGATAGTATCCTTAACTTCTGATTTATGGTCTAGAAGAAATTCATAATCCTTCAAAATGCTATTATAAGGACTATAATCTACACTTGGTTTCCCCTTATCTGCACTTGCCCCTCCAGGAATCTTATCTGAAACAGACTTCCAACTTAGAGTCTCCAGAGAAATGGGAGAACCGACCCCAAGATCT
This portion of the Streptococcus mitis B6 genome encodes:
- a CDS encoding DUF6287 domain-containing protein — its product is MKKLLLATTLSLTLVLGGCQYLPWNKTIEPVSEEVASPEIDYSQYNKVLDDYEKVAKGTLTTGMEVNPLASQVKSSQGFYTDVVYHKTDLNNDGVDELLIALEMKSGGKSLLDIRTLKDGKVIRLTNQENRLDQIGERMTVGILPDNSLLYRGAGTATSHIYAHYQFSEDGQSLVKAKEAQELADLGVGSPISLETLSWKSVSDKIPGGASADKGKPSVDYSPYNSILKDYEFLLDHKSEVKDTINITANIYAGMAERSQAFTYAMVDMDKNGIDELIVSSKNGSEILDIFTLKDQKVIRLTNAENKMQMLGTRFKAYLLEDGKLYTQWNPFAGDPQTIHTIWKLNSSGDKLEKVKEAKTEDEVSPGARMNLSSLTWKSVTEKFVATASSTSKTASGKMDINAIKNGDFSSIEGRWSNGHGGEDLVFSKDGLIAPEGFKVDLTESELVNGLLIARYSAKDFGVFIKFVPAGVRIPDGTSMGKVVTDASDISKDRIIFHASFPLHGDPEQFLYRVD